In Modestobacter versicolor, a single genomic region encodes these proteins:
- the pcaD gene encoding 3-oxoadipate enol-lactonase, which produces MSSVEVHAVVEGPADAPVLLLSNSLGADHTMWDPQVPRLAERFRVVRYDTRGHGRTPVPPGDSTLDDLTDDVVALLDRLGVAQAHVVGLSIGGMTGLRLAVREPERVASLAVLCSSAHTGNVQTWRERAETARTQGTAVLAPTVASRWLTPGYAAAHPELVARLEAMISATDDEGYAGCCAAIAGMDLRPDLGRVTARTLVVSGADDPALPPEHQQLIADGVPGARLLSLSPAAHLANLEQPDQVTDALIAHATGGTA; this is translated from the coding sequence ATGAGCAGCGTCGAGGTGCACGCCGTCGTGGAGGGCCCGGCCGACGCCCCGGTGCTCCTGCTCTCCAACTCCCTCGGGGCCGACCACACGATGTGGGACCCGCAGGTGCCCCGGCTGGCCGAGCGCTTCCGGGTGGTCCGGTACGACACCCGGGGCCACGGCCGGACGCCGGTGCCGCCGGGCGACTCCACCCTCGACGACCTGACCGACGACGTCGTCGCGCTGCTCGACCGGCTGGGCGTGGCGCAGGCGCACGTGGTGGGCCTGTCGATCGGCGGGATGACCGGGCTGCGGCTGGCGGTGCGGGAACCGGAGCGGGTGGCCAGCCTCGCCGTGCTGTGCAGCTCCGCCCACACCGGCAACGTGCAGACCTGGCGCGAGCGCGCGGAGACCGCCCGCACGCAGGGGACGGCGGTGCTCGCCCCGACCGTGGCCAGCCGCTGGCTGACCCCCGGCTACGCGGCCGCGCACCCGGAGCTGGTGGCCCGGCTGGAGGCGATGATCAGCGCCACCGACGACGAGGGCTACGCCGGCTGCTGCGCGGCGATCGCCGGGATGGACCTGCGGCCGGACCTGGGCCGGGTCACCGCCCGCACGCTGGTCGTCTCCGGCGCCGACGACCCCGCCCTCCCGCCGGAGCACCAGCAGCTGATCGCCGACGGCGTCCCGGGCGCCCGGCTGCTCAGCCTGAGCCCGGCGGCCCACCTGGCCAACCTCGAGCAGCCCGACCAGGTGACCGACGCCCTGATCGCCCACGCCACCGGAGGCACCGCATGA
- the pcaC gene encoding 4-carboxymuconolactone decarboxylase → MTRPDDAQPQHTQPLETDDQRRAAGMRVRREVLGDAHVDRAVAAVTPFTADFQDFITRVAWGDLWQRPGLGRRERSMLTLAITASLRHWDEFALHVKAAVHNGLTDEEIAEVCLHTAVYAGVPAANHALTVARPILAELRAAEA, encoded by the coding sequence ATGACCCGCCCGGACGACGCCCAGCCGCAGCACACCCAGCCGCTGGAGACCGACGACCAGCGCCGCGCCGCCGGCATGCGGGTGCGGCGCGAGGTGCTGGGCGACGCGCACGTCGACCGGGCGGTCGCCGCGGTCACCCCGTTCACCGCCGACTTCCAGGACTTCATCACCCGGGTGGCCTGGGGCGACCTCTGGCAGCGGCCCGGGCTGGGCCGCCGGGAGCGCAGCATGCTCACCCTGGCGATCACCGCCTCGCTGCGGCACTGGGACGAGTTCGCCCTGCACGTGAAGGCGGCGGTGCACAACGGGCTCACCGACGAGGAGATCGCCGAGGTCTGCCTGCACACCGCGGTCTACGCCGGGGTGCCCGCCGCCAACCACGCGCTCACCGTGGCCCGGCCGATCCTCGCCGAGCTGCGCGCCGCGGAGGCCTGA
- a CDS encoding glycosyltransferase produces MTALPDDPTRRPLRVATVPFATPYGDAVAPDGVVRVGPDVEPSPWLDPEHLTAHAGEVDVLHLHGGYAHLTVPEMDAWTAAVRRCDVPLVVTVHDLTAVDGADSGTHPGAARTRARAHLRALLATAEVVLTLTPGAADEIADRFGRTAIVVAHPSLAAPTPGIGRETRLVGLHLGELGPEVAEPLELVRSALSGAVSGGGRLRVDVHPDVDLGTRLPDLLELADAGDLELVRSRPEDPAAWVRHLQELHVSVVPQRARTHSTWIELCRDAGTRAVVPGGGHPREQWSDVVLYGNDPVTGLDGASLTSAVVAALTRPAPARVDAAWRAEQLAAVRRVHAQVYEQVAADHASA; encoded by the coding sequence GTGACCGCTCTGCCCGACGACCCGACCCGGCGACCGCTCCGGGTCGCCACCGTGCCGTTCGCCACGCCCTACGGCGACGCCGTCGCCCCCGACGGCGTCGTGCGGGTGGGCCCGGACGTGGAGCCCAGCCCGTGGCTGGACCCCGAGCACCTGACCGCGCACGCGGGCGAGGTCGACGTGCTGCACCTGCACGGCGGGTACGCGCACCTCACCGTGCCGGAGATGGACGCCTGGACCGCCGCCGTGCGCCGCTGCGACGTCCCGCTGGTGGTCACCGTGCACGACCTGACCGCCGTCGACGGCGCCGACTCCGGCACCCACCCCGGGGCGGCCCGCACCCGGGCCCGCGCCCACCTGCGGGCGCTGCTGGCGACCGCGGAGGTCGTGCTGACGCTCACCCCGGGCGCCGCCGACGAGATCGCCGACCGGTTCGGCCGCACCGCGATCGTGGTGGCCCACCCGTCGCTGGCCGCCCCCACCCCCGGCATCGGCCGGGAGACCCGGCTGGTCGGCCTGCACCTGGGCGAGCTGGGCCCCGAGGTCGCCGAGCCCCTGGAGCTGGTGCGCAGCGCGCTGTCCGGCGCGGTCTCCGGTGGCGGTCGGCTGCGGGTCGACGTGCACCCCGACGTCGACCTCGGCACCCGGCTGCCCGACCTGCTCGAGCTCGCCGACGCCGGTGACCTGGAGCTGGTCCGGAGCCGGCCCGAGGACCCCGCCGCGTGGGTGCGCCACCTGCAGGAGCTGCACGTGTCCGTCGTCCCGCAGCGCGCCCGCACCCACTCGACCTGGATCGAGCTGTGCCGCGACGCCGGCACCCGGGCGGTCGTGCCCGGCGGCGGGCACCCGCGCGAGCAGTGGTCCGACGTGGTGCTCTACGGCAACGACCCGGTGACCGGGCTGGACGGCGCCTCGCTCACCTCCGCGGTGGTGGCGGCGCTCACCCGGCCGGCCCCGGCGCGGGTCGACGCGGCCTGGCGGGCCGAGCAGCTCGCCGCCGTCCGCCGGGTGCACGCGCAGGTCTACGAGCAGGTCGCCGCGGACCACGCGAGCGCCTGA
- a CDS encoding HAMP domain-containing sensor histidine kinase — MSRRTDGRPPPVPRSRRSLRTRLLVAFVVPLVVVLALVGVVSVTALRAQLVGQVDTRLEATTDRSKDYSAQWGYGFPAPQQGGSPKGPGFLGARGQAEGTLGATVVDGVCTDSGVIGPDGETLALTSAQQELLAATPSGGEPVTVDLGGDLGDYRLVSSTLADGGVLVAGLPLSGTSDAVRRLIAVELVVGLLALVAAALAAVLVIRRTLRPLDRVAATATRVAQLPLATGEVRLAERVPPEDTDPGTEVGQVGTALNTMLDHVETSLAARQESETQVRQFVADASHELRTPLASIRGYAELVRRQGGEVSADVGHAMGRVESEALRMSALVEELLLLARLDAGRELASEEVDLTALVVDAVSDAHVAGPGHRWQVDLPDTPVEVPGDAARLHQVLTNLLANVRSHTPDGTTATTRLRTEGGWAVLQVVDDGPGIPAALRPHVFERFARGDASRSRTAGSTGLGLAIVHAVVGAHGGEVQVASEPGRTAFTVRLPHATRAAAG, encoded by the coding sequence GTGAGCCGCCGCACCGACGGCCGGCCACCGCCCGTCCCCCGGTCGCGCCGGTCGCTGCGCACCCGGCTGCTGGTGGCCTTCGTCGTCCCGCTGGTGGTCGTGCTCGCGCTGGTCGGCGTGGTCTCGGTGACCGCGCTCCGCGCCCAGCTGGTCGGCCAGGTCGACACCCGGCTCGAGGCGACCACCGACCGCTCCAAGGACTACTCGGCGCAGTGGGGCTACGGGTTCCCCGCACCGCAGCAGGGGGGCTCGCCCAAGGGCCCCGGCTTCCTCGGCGCCCGCGGCCAGGCCGAGGGCACGCTGGGCGCGACCGTCGTCGACGGCGTCTGCACCGACTCCGGCGTAATCGGTCCCGACGGCGAGACCCTCGCCCTGACCAGCGCGCAGCAGGAGCTGCTGGCGGCGACGCCCTCCGGCGGCGAGCCGGTGACCGTCGACCTGGGCGGCGACCTCGGCGACTACCGGCTGGTGTCCAGCACCCTGGCCGACGGGGGCGTGCTGGTGGCGGGCCTGCCGCTGAGCGGCACCAGCGACGCCGTGCGCCGGCTGATCGCCGTCGAGCTGGTCGTCGGGCTCCTCGCGCTGGTCGCGGCCGCGCTGGCCGCGGTGCTGGTCATCCGCCGCACCCTGCGCCCGCTGGACCGGGTGGCCGCCACCGCGACCCGGGTGGCGCAGCTGCCGCTGGCCACCGGGGAGGTGCGGCTGGCCGAGCGGGTGCCCCCGGAGGACACCGACCCCGGCACGGAGGTCGGCCAGGTCGGCACCGCGCTGAACACCATGCTCGACCACGTCGAGACCTCGCTGGCCGCGCGCCAGGAGTCCGAGACCCAGGTGCGCCAGTTCGTCGCCGACGCCAGCCACGAGCTGCGCACGCCGCTGGCCTCGATCCGCGGCTACGCCGAGCTGGTCCGCCGGCAGGGCGGGGAGGTCTCCGCCGACGTCGGGCACGCGATGGGCCGGGTGGAGTCCGAGGCGCTGCGGATGTCGGCGCTGGTCGAGGAGCTGCTGCTGCTGGCCCGCCTGGACGCCGGCCGCGAGCTGGCCAGCGAGGAGGTCGACCTCACCGCCCTGGTCGTCGACGCCGTCAGCGACGCGCACGTCGCCGGCCCGGGCCACCGCTGGCAGGTCGACCTGCCCGACACCCCGGTCGAGGTGCCCGGCGACGCCGCCCGGCTGCACCAGGTGCTCACCAACCTGCTGGCCAACGTGCGCAGCCACACCCCCGACGGGACGACGGCGACCACCCGGCTGCGCACCGAGGGCGGCTGGGCGGTGCTGCAGGTCGTCGACGACGGCCCGGGCATCCCGGCCGCGCTGCGCCCGCACGTCTTCGAGCGGTTCGCCCGCGGCGACGCCTCCCGCTCGCGCACCGCCGGCAGCACCGGCCTGGGGCTGGCGATCGTGCACGCGGTGGTCGGCGCGCACGGCGGCGAAGTGCAGGTCGCCAGCGAACCGGGCCGCACGGCGTTCACCGTCCGGCTGCCGCACGCCACCCGGGCTGCCGCCGGCTGA
- a CDS encoding response regulator transcription factor — protein sequence MTTTTPASRSRAQLTRPDGSALRVLVVDDEPSICELLSMALRYEGWDVRTAHDGTDAVRAAREFRPDAVVLDVMLPDMDGLEVLRRLRADSPLVPVVFLTAKDALEDRIAGLTAGGDDYVTKPFSLEEVAARLRGLLRRTSRVVADDGLLVVGDLTLDEESHEVTRGGDDIRLTATEFELLRYLMRNPKRVLSKAQILDRVWQYDFGGQGNIVELYISYLRRKIDAGRAPMIHTLRGAGYVIKPAA from the coding sequence ATGACGACGACGACCCCCGCCTCCCGCTCCCGCGCCCAGCTCACCCGGCCGGACGGCAGCGCCCTGCGGGTGCTGGTCGTCGACGACGAGCCCTCCATCTGCGAGCTGCTCTCGATGGCGCTGCGCTACGAGGGCTGGGACGTCCGCACCGCCCACGACGGCACCGACGCGGTGCGCGCCGCCCGCGAGTTCCGCCCGGACGCCGTCGTCCTCGATGTCATGCTCCCCGACATGGACGGGCTCGAGGTGCTGCGCCGGCTGCGCGCCGACTCCCCGCTCGTCCCGGTCGTCTTCCTCACCGCCAAGGACGCCCTCGAGGACCGCATCGCCGGGCTCACCGCGGGCGGGGACGACTACGTCACCAAGCCGTTCAGCCTCGAGGAGGTCGCGGCCCGGCTGCGTGGCCTGCTCCGCCGCACCAGCCGCGTGGTCGCCGACGACGGCCTGCTGGTCGTCGGCGACCTGACCCTGGACGAGGAGAGCCACGAGGTGACCCGCGGTGGCGACGACATCCGGCTCACCGCCACCGAGTTCGAGCTGCTCCGCTACCTGATGCGCAACCCCAAGCGGGTGCTGTCCAAGGCGCAGATCCTGGACCGGGTGTGGCAGTACGACTTCGGCGGCCAGGGCAACATCGTCGAGCTGTACATCTCCTACCTGCGCCGCAAGATCGACGCCGGGCGCGCGCCGATGATCCACACGCTGCGCGGCGCCGGGTACGTGATCAAGCCCGCCGCATGA
- a CDS encoding AMIN-like domain-containing (lipo)protein, which yields MRTRRPTRSLGLAAAVLLLAGCGSQTGTDDASSTSGVTAGSSATTEAPTSAAGGSEATEDPAASPFPGNTDPDVADPVTPDGLTVTTVRAAHHEGYDRVVFELSGSGTPGWSVEYVDTPTSQGSGEVVDVPGAAFLQVTLQGTTYPYESGATEVARGAVAVSGTEVVDGVVYDATFEGTSVAWIGTGERTPFRVYALTAPSRVVVEVADAG from the coding sequence GTGCGCACCCGCCGTCCGACCCGTTCCCTGGGCCTCGCTGCCGCCGTCCTCCTGCTGGCCGGCTGCGGCTCGCAGACCGGGACCGATGACGCGTCCTCGACCAGCGGCGTCACCGCCGGCAGCTCGGCCACCACGGAGGCCCCGACGTCGGCCGCCGGGGGCAGCGAGGCGACCGAGGACCCCGCGGCCAGCCCGTTCCCCGGCAACACCGACCCCGACGTCGCCGACCCGGTGACCCCGGACGGCCTGACCGTGACCACGGTCCGCGCGGCGCACCACGAGGGCTACGACCGGGTGGTGTTCGAGCTCTCCGGCAGCGGCACCCCCGGCTGGTCGGTCGAGTACGTCGACACCCCGACGTCGCAGGGCAGCGGCGAGGTCGTCGACGTGCCGGGGGCGGCCTTCCTGCAGGTGACCCTGCAGGGCACCACCTACCCGTACGAGTCGGGGGCCACCGAGGTCGCCCGCGGGGCCGTCGCCGTGTCCGGCACCGAGGTCGTGGACGGCGTCGTCTACGACGCCACGTTCGAGGGCACCTCGGTGGCCTGGATCGGCACCGGCGAGCGGACGCCGTTCCGGGTCTACGCGCTCACGGCGCCCTCGCGGGTCGTGGTCGAGGTCGCCGACGCCGGCTGA
- a CDS encoding GtrA family protein: protein MTCPSLLRRTAVGGAHEVGHVVTSELARLPRLAAALRTRLHQDDTGAQFARYVVVGGVSSALYALLFIGLGGFGAQPANLVGAIASTLLANELHRRLTFHAGQQVSWFTAQWEGGGLAVVGLVATSFALAGVHMLIGDVGTGVELLLIAAVTGAIGLVRFVALRSWVFTPATVRQD from the coding sequence GTGACCTGCCCGTCCCTGCTGCGCCGGACCGCCGTCGGCGGGGCGCACGAGGTGGGGCACGTCGTCACGAGCGAGCTCGCCCGGCTGCCGCGGCTGGCCGCCGCGCTGCGCACCCGCCTCCACCAGGACGACACGGGTGCCCAGTTCGCCCGGTACGTGGTGGTGGGCGGCGTCTCCAGCGCCCTCTACGCGCTGCTGTTCATCGGCCTCGGCGGGTTCGGCGCCCAGCCGGCGAACCTCGTGGGCGCCATCGCCTCCACGCTGCTGGCCAACGAGCTGCACCGCCGGCTGACCTTCCACGCCGGGCAGCAGGTCTCCTGGTTCACCGCGCAGTGGGAGGGCGGTGGCCTGGCGGTCGTCGGCCTGGTCGCGACGTCCTTCGCGCTGGCCGGGGTGCACATGCTGATCGGCGACGTCGGCACCGGCGTGGAGCTGCTGCTCATCGCCGCGGTCACCGGCGCGATCGGCCTCGTCCGGTTCGTCGCCCTGCGCAGCTGGGTCTTCACGCCCGCCACCGTCCGGCAGGACTGA
- a CDS encoding Rieske 2Fe-2S domain-containing protein, whose product MSLLAVLDRLSEVSSFDKTLESARTAVNKALQPQAFKDLLHGSWLGHPLHPILAMVPVGTWLSAGLLDIAPPTRPAATALITTGVAASLPAALAGAADWSEQDDAVRRLGALHAVSNVAALGLYVGSLVARKKGNGGLGRALAYTGLGVASASASIGGHMSYAQSSGANHSVVDARQLTTDWIDLGPLDDLPDGRPALRTGEGQGAPVPLAVVRRGAKVDAFISACAHVGGPLAEGTVEEVRGSECLVCPWHGSAFDLESGQPRRGPTASAQEKLQVKYEAGRVFGKLPDRHVSK is encoded by the coding sequence ATGAGCCTGCTCGCCGTGCTGGACCGCCTGTCCGAGGTCTCGTCGTTCGACAAGACGCTGGAGTCCGCCCGGACGGCGGTGAACAAGGCGCTGCAGCCGCAGGCGTTCAAGGACCTGCTGCACGGCAGCTGGCTGGGCCACCCGCTGCACCCGATCCTGGCGATGGTCCCGGTCGGCACGTGGCTCTCCGCCGGCCTGCTGGACATCGCGCCGCCGACCCGGCCCGCGGCCACCGCGCTGATCACCACCGGCGTCGCGGCGAGCCTGCCCGCCGCGCTGGCCGGTGCCGCCGACTGGTCCGAGCAGGACGACGCGGTGCGCCGGCTCGGCGCGCTGCACGCCGTCAGCAACGTCGCGGCGCTCGGCCTCTACGTCGGCTCGCTGGTGGCCCGCAAGAAGGGCAACGGCGGGCTCGGGCGGGCACTTGCCTACACCGGTCTCGGGGTGGCGTCGGCGTCGGCGTCCATCGGCGGGCACATGTCCTACGCGCAGTCCTCCGGCGCCAACCACTCCGTCGTCGACGCCCGCCAGCTCACCACCGACTGGATCGACCTCGGCCCGCTCGACGACCTGCCCGACGGCCGCCCGGCGCTGCGCACCGGCGAGGGCCAGGGCGCCCCGGTGCCGCTGGCCGTCGTCCGGCGCGGGGCGAAGGTCGACGCCTTCATCAGCGCCTGCGCGCACGTCGGTGGCCCGCTCGCGGAGGGCACCGTCGAGGAGGTCCGGGGCAGCGAGTGCCTGGTCTGCCCGTGGCACGGGTCGGCCTTCGACCTGGAGTCCGGTCAGCCGCGCCGCGGCCCGACAGCGTCGGCCCAGGAGAAGCTCCAGGTGAAGTACGAGGCCGGCCGGGTGTTCGGGAAGCTGCCGGACCGGCACGTCAGCAAGTAG
- a CDS encoding GlxA family transcriptional regulator has product MHRIVVIAVAPVPAFDLSIPELIFSQVEVDGQRAYDVRVCAAEPGVLESDGPFDVCVREGLEAVADADTVMVTGGMAREDVPRAVLSAVRTAAAAGKRVASICTGAFVLAEAGLLDGRRATTFWAKSELFRRRYPAVALEPDVLFVEDGLVLTSAGLAAGIDLCLHMVRSDLGAAAANTIARLAVVAPVRPGGQAQFIRTPLPAETDFSLAGTRAWALQRLDQPLTLTDLARHAQCSVRTLTRRFRAETGLSPLQWLLHQRIDRALELLEATELPMTTVAAHSGMGSADSLRLHLARRVGLTPTAYRRSFTRL; this is encoded by the coding sequence ATGCACCGCATCGTCGTCATAGCCGTAGCGCCGGTCCCTGCCTTCGACCTGTCCATACCCGAGCTGATCTTCAGCCAGGTGGAGGTCGACGGGCAGCGCGCCTACGACGTCCGGGTGTGCGCCGCCGAGCCCGGGGTCCTTGAGTCGGACGGCCCCTTCGACGTGTGCGTCCGCGAGGGACTCGAGGCGGTCGCCGACGCCGACACGGTGATGGTGACCGGCGGAATGGCCCGCGAGGACGTCCCGAGGGCGGTGTTGAGCGCGGTGCGGACGGCGGCGGCAGCCGGCAAACGCGTGGCGTCGATCTGCACCGGCGCCTTCGTCCTGGCCGAGGCCGGCCTGCTCGACGGGCGCCGCGCGACCACCTTCTGGGCGAAGTCAGAGCTGTTCCGCCGCCGGTACCCGGCCGTGGCGCTGGAGCCGGACGTCCTCTTCGTCGAGGACGGCCTGGTGCTCACCTCGGCCGGGCTGGCAGCCGGCATCGACTTGTGCCTGCACATGGTCCGGTCCGACCTCGGCGCGGCAGCGGCCAACACGATCGCCCGACTCGCCGTCGTGGCACCTGTGCGCCCCGGTGGTCAGGCCCAGTTCATCCGGACTCCGCTCCCCGCCGAGACCGACTTCTCCCTCGCCGGCACCAGGGCCTGGGCCCTGCAACGACTCGACCAGCCGCTGACGTTGACCGATCTGGCGCGGCACGCCCAGTGCAGCGTGCGGACGCTGACTCGCCGCTTTCGCGCAGAGACGGGCCTGAGCCCGCTGCAGTGGCTCCTGCACCAGCGGATCGACCGAGCGCTCGAGCTGTTGGAGGCCACCGAACTCCCGATGACCACGGTCGCTGCCCACAGCGGGATGGGCAGCGCCGACTCGCTGCGCCTCCACCTGGCACGGCGGGTCGGGCTCACACCGACGGCCTACCGGCGGTCCTTCACGCGACTGTGA
- a CDS encoding NAD-dependent epimerase/dehydratase family protein: MSFVVVTGAGAAGMPTARQFAESGERVRQITRSGRGVDHPLVELVAADVNDADRLTELTAGARVLVNCAVPAYDRWAVEIPRMATALLTAVERTGAGYVMLGNSYGYGQVDGLLTEDLPMAATGVKGRARAMMWLDALAAQNAGRAQVTEVRSGAFLGPGPVGAYAMFVLAPVLAGEVASYPGDPDAPHSWHYTEDIARTLVAASRNDRAWGHAWHVPATSSLPVRELTERLADLAGAPTPQINRLHRDDLVSLARQQPLFAELLEVLHSNEHPHVLDSARTEEVLGVKATPLETVLQATLAGAVDA, from the coding sequence ATGTCCTTCGTCGTCGTCACCGGGGCCGGCGCAGCCGGCATGCCCACCGCCCGCCAGTTCGCCGAGAGCGGCGAGCGCGTCCGCCAGATCACCCGCAGCGGTCGCGGCGTCGACCACCCGCTCGTGGAACTCGTCGCGGCCGACGTCAACGACGCCGACCGGCTCACCGAACTCACCGCGGGGGCGCGGGTCCTGGTCAACTGCGCCGTTCCTGCCTACGACCGCTGGGCCGTCGAGATCCCGCGCATGGCCACGGCCCTGTTGACCGCTGTGGAACGGACCGGGGCGGGGTACGTGATGCTGGGCAACAGCTACGGATACGGCCAGGTGGACGGGCTCCTGACCGAGGACCTGCCGATGGCCGCCACGGGGGTCAAGGGCCGTGCGCGAGCGATGATGTGGCTGGACGCGCTGGCCGCCCAGAACGCAGGTCGCGCGCAGGTCACCGAGGTGCGCTCCGGAGCGTTCCTGGGCCCGGGACCGGTCGGTGCGTACGCGATGTTCGTGCTCGCGCCCGTCCTGGCGGGCGAGGTCGCGTCCTACCCCGGCGACCCGGACGCGCCGCACAGTTGGCACTACACCGAGGACATCGCCCGGACCCTCGTAGCCGCCAGTCGCAACGACCGCGCGTGGGGCCACGCCTGGCACGTGCCGGCCACCTCTTCCCTGCCGGTGCGGGAGCTGACCGAACGGCTGGCCGACCTGGCCGGCGCACCCACACCGCAGATCAACCGCCTCCACCGCGATGACCTGGTGAGTCTCGCCCGACAGCAGCCACTCTTCGCCGAGCTCCTCGAGGTGCTGCACAGCAACGAACACCCGCACGTGCTCGACTCCGCCCGCACCGAGGAGGTCCTGGGAGTCAAGGCGACGCCCCTGGAGACCGTCCTGCAGGCGACCCTGGCCGGCGCCGTCGACGCCTGA
- a CDS encoding nuclear transport factor 2 family protein, whose translation MQYFRLVDAGDPAVIDLFVDDAQMFYPKFGHARGKAEIGAFARGLARGVSRLQHELDDFNVIAVGSYVVVEGAEHGRTSSGIDFPDGTSSFGVFCNVFEFEGDLIKQVHIYVDPDFASTHADGVAWGESVQADIAELRRADKT comes from the coding sequence GTGCAGTACTTCCGTCTGGTGGACGCCGGTGACCCAGCCGTCATCGACCTGTTCGTCGACGATGCGCAGATGTTCTACCCGAAGTTCGGACATGCGCGAGGCAAGGCGGAGATCGGAGCCTTCGCCCGAGGACTGGCCCGGGGCGTCTCCCGTCTCCAGCACGAGCTCGATGACTTCAACGTCATCGCGGTCGGGAGCTACGTCGTGGTCGAGGGTGCCGAACACGGACGGACGAGTTCGGGGATCGACTTCCCTGACGGCACGTCGTCGTTCGGCGTCTTCTGCAATGTCTTCGAGTTCGAGGGAGATCTGATCAAGCAGGTCCACATCTACGTGGATCCGGACTTCGCCAGCACGCATGCGGATGGGGTCGCGTGGGGGGAGTCGGTCCAAGCCGACATCGCCGAGCTCCGCAGGGCAGACAAGACCTGA
- a CDS encoding alpha/beta hydrolase, with the protein MSTGPIRNVVLVHGGFVDGSGWQGVYDLLTADGYQVSVVQNPTLSLEDDVAVTRRVLDQQDGPTVLVGHSYGGAVISQAGTHEKVASLAYIAAFALDEGESVNTLIADPPPGAPVPPILPPVDGFLFLDRKAFPASFAGDVPEAQARFMAASQVPWGVEALGGAVTDPAWRVKPSWYLITTEDKMIPPPAQQFMSERAGATVTEVAGSHAVFLSRPDAVADIIKAAAGS; encoded by the coding sequence ATGAGCACAGGACCCATCCGCAACGTCGTGCTGGTGCACGGCGGGTTCGTCGACGGCTCGGGGTGGCAGGGCGTGTACGACCTGCTCACCGCCGACGGTTACCAGGTCAGCGTGGTCCAGAACCCGACGCTGTCCCTCGAGGACGACGTGGCTGTCACCCGCCGCGTCCTCGACCAGCAGGACGGCCCGACCGTCCTCGTCGGGCACTCCTACGGCGGCGCGGTGATCAGCCAGGCCGGCACCCACGAGAAGGTCGCGTCACTGGCCTACATCGCCGCGTTCGCCCTGGACGAGGGCGAGTCGGTGAACACCCTGATCGCCGACCCGCCGCCCGGTGCGCCCGTGCCGCCGATCCTGCCGCCGGTGGACGGCTTCCTCTTCCTGGACCGGAAGGCGTTCCCCGCGTCCTTCGCCGGGGACGTCCCGGAGGCGCAGGCGCGCTTCATGGCGGCCTCGCAGGTGCCCTGGGGCGTCGAGGCCCTGGGCGGCGCGGTGACCGACCCGGCCTGGCGGGTCAAGCCGAGCTGGTACCTCATCACCACCGAGGACAAGATGATCCCGCCGCCGGCCCAGCAGTTCATGTCGGAGCGGGCCGGCGCCACGGTGACTGAGGTGGCCGGGAGCCACGCCGTCTTCCTCTCCCGGCCCGACGCGGTCGCCGACATCATCAAGGCGGCGGCCGGCTCCTGA
- a CDS encoding TetR/AcrR family transcriptional regulator, whose protein sequence is MLIEAAFAAASSGPRAPTARDRLLRTAGRLFYAEGIKAVSVDRLLVEAGTTRATFYRHFAGKQDLVLAYLGTVDAHLRAHVDEVLASGAGPEPLLYGIAEEIGGDICGPGFRGCPFLNAAAEHPDADDPVHRAVLAHRQWFSGVVTDALIRLGHPRAEAAARQLVMLRDGAMAAGHLSDPDVVRESLLTGTKDLLDFSRN, encoded by the coding sequence ATGCTGATCGAGGCGGCCTTCGCGGCGGCGTCATCTGGGCCTCGTGCACCGACCGCTCGGGACCGGCTGCTCCGCACGGCGGGACGGCTGTTCTATGCGGAGGGGATCAAGGCGGTCAGCGTCGACCGGCTCCTGGTCGAGGCCGGGACCACGCGGGCGACCTTCTACCGGCACTTCGCCGGCAAGCAGGACCTCGTCCTCGCCTACCTCGGGACGGTGGACGCCCACCTCAGAGCCCATGTCGACGAGGTCCTGGCCTCGGGGGCTGGTCCCGAGCCGCTGCTGTACGGCATCGCCGAGGAGATCGGCGGGGACATCTGCGGCCCGGGCTTCCGTGGGTGCCCGTTCCTCAACGCCGCTGCCGAGCACCCGGACGCCGATGACCCGGTCCACCGGGCGGTGCTGGCGCACCGGCAGTGGTTCTCCGGTGTCGTCACTGATGCGCTGATCCGCCTAGGACACCCTCGAGCGGAGGCTGCAGCCCGGCAGCTGGTGATGCTGCGTGACGGGGCGATGGCCGCCGGCCATCTCTCCGACCCCGACGTGGTGCGCGAGAGCCTGCTGACGGGCACCAAGGACCTGCTCGACTTCTCGCGCAACTGA